CCAGAATATCATCGTACGCGTACGCAAGACCGGCAACACCAGCGACGGCAAACGCCGAGAACAGGCCACCGTCCAGATTGACCATGGTACCGGTCATGTTGGCGGGGGTTCCACCCATGGCGAAGCCCACCGTGTTGATCTCCGGAGCGTAGGTCGAAGCAAGCTGCGCAGTCCAGCCCGAGGCAATGGCACCGCCCGAGTAGCCTGAGACGACGACAGGCGACTTCTTCTTCAGGTTGAGCTTGTCAAAGGCAAGGGTGGCACGGATCGAGTCCAGCGTCTGGCGACCCTCAAGACGGCCAGCACCAAACGCACGGTTCATGCCCTGGTAGTCGGGGAGCGTCATGATGTAGCCAGCCTCAAGAGCCTGCTCCAGCAACAGCGTCTGGAACTGCAGGGCAAGGTCACCGGGCAGCTCAGAGCCCTTGCGGATCGCGTAACTCAGCGAGCACTTCGTGCCATCAGCATCGACATAGGTGAGGTGGGTGATAAGCTTGTCGCGCTTCGCGTTGTAGGGGACAAGGACAGTGGTGACGGTAACAGCGGGATCGGACTCGTAGGTTCCTGTGGTACGGTAGAGGATCTGGTAGGCAGCCTCAACGTTGATCTTGTCGACAGTAAAGAGGGCAGCTTCAATCTTGCGCGAACGCAGGATCGCGCCGGGCTTCTCGTCCTTCCAGCCTTGGGGGGCCTTGTAGAAAGGATCGTTCTCAGGCGAGAGAATGTCGGCACGCTCTTGAAGAGGGGCCACAGCGGCGCTAGCCACAAGGCTAGCGCACAGGGAGAGAAGAACCAGGAAAAGAGAACGCATGAGGATGGAGATCTTTCATGTCTCCCACCGCTTTAAATAGGCGCCACATTACTGCGGAGTAGAGGGAGAAAAAGGCGCATCGACCAAGGGACTTTCGTATCGAACCTCCACCTAAGGAACATCATGAGTTCCTTGCATCTGAGGAACGAAATGAGCCAATCCCGGTTTCACAAGGGACCAAGAACCATCATTTCCGGATGATCCCGACAGTTGCCAAGCGCCAAAAATCGTAACACGGATTTTCCATGCATCGCATTGGACCTTTTCATGCCTCCACAACTGAACCCTAGCTCCTGCAGCCACTTTTTACCCGCAGCGAGCAAGGGCCGCGGACGTTGCGCAGATCGCTCGCTTGATAGGCCGGCCAATAGTTGCCTAAGGTACACTGGCTATCACGTGCCTTTTACttcgccgtcgagctccgTGCTCTGACAAGCGCAGGTGTCAATGGGCAGAGGGTTGCTGTGATTGGCCAACGTCTTGGTCTGTCCTCCACGGAAAACGTGCGTGGCGTtattgcgcagcacggacAGGCGACTGCCTTGTCGCAGATACGGCCTCCTAGGCCCAGGATATATCCGTGCGGGTCAAATGTCAGGACTAGTAGGATCCTTGCCTCGGAATTCCTAAGACTGAACACCCCCATATAACACGTAGACAACGCTTGAGCATATCAGCGAAACTACCTCATGAAGTTTTCTTGTGTCTCCACGGCCCTCGTTGCCCTTGCCGCTAGCAGTGTTGCTTATGCTGCGGCTGTGCCCCGTAGCACCGACCAGCTTACTTGCACGTACGACTCTTCGCAGGAGCTGAAGTGGACCTCGATTGCGAACCACAACAAGTGGGGTTACCTTTCTTTCTCCAACCGCAAGGATGACCAAGGCCGCCCGATCGCCACCACGTTGGAGAAGAGCGGCAAGCCTGCTAAGCCCGTGAAGTTTGACTTTTTGACGTGTGCCGCCCCGAATGGAAAGCCTGGCTACATGGGCTTCGGTTCGGGTAAGCTGAAGAACGGCAAGCACGTCGGTCATGTTCGTCTGCAGAGCGATCATTCCAAGTGCCTAGCCGTCGAATCGATCAAGAGCGAAACGCACTTGATTCTGGAGGACTGCAACCTCGATGACACCAAGGTGCAGCGCTACCAGTTCTTCGGTCCCTCAATCAACTACATTACCATGGGTCTGCAGCGGAACCCTTACCTGTCGAACGATACGACGCAAGGTAACTTTTTTGTCGATCAACAGGAGGCTGGTAAGCCTTTCAAGCTGGTGTTCAACACGAGCCCGTCCAAGGATGCCTTGTACTGGAACCCCCGACCTGAGTGATACAAGTCGGATTCCTTGATTCCATATATATATATCTCGGAAAGTAAATTACGCTAGTATTGTTGTACCTCGCATTTCGCGAAATGGCCCAATTTCAAATTGTGGAGGGGTCTCGCACAGACAGGATATCGTACTAGGAGCTGGAATAGAGGATCTGGCAGGTAGCTTTATAGTCGATTTTGTCGACTTGAAGGAAAGCAAGATCGAAACAGGCGCGGAGTACATCTCCGTTGCTAGCGTTGTGCCAACAGTGAGGGGGAGTGCCGAAAGGGTCGTTTTAGGGGCGAGCGGATGCTGTCACGGCGCAAAGTTTAAACGTGTAGGAATTGCAAGGTGCTGACTGCACCCGAGCATAACCTGTACAATAACAAGGACAAAGGACGCTCTCTGGCCATATGCAAAGTGTCGTTTTGTGCCATAGAGTTGTCGAAATAGGCCAAATAGAACCCCATAGAGGTCTATCATGACATTGATGGGGCTTGTATAATTACTTGCTGCGTCATGTGAATGTGTCATAATTTCTTGGTGCCGAGGTTGTTTTGTGCTTTATTAACTCACCTCAAAGAGGATTCGTATGACCACTAGCACGCGCACTTTGATTAGTTCAACTCAAGGCCATAGTTGTGCATGATCTCCACAAGATTTTGTGGAGCGATGCGCAACAGGGTTTGAATATGAAGGAAATGCTTGGGGTAATTTGGAGTTATAGGCATCTGCCCCATATGAGTTCGCAGCTTATCATGATGGGCAGAGCAATGCCGACCTGTATTTTTGAAACGGCTTGCACAGTCCACCTCGTCATTGGTTCAAGCACTCATTGCAATTTTTGGGCGGTGAAACAATGCAGCGCTCTCGCGAGTATTGCCCTGTTCACTTCTCAAGGCGTTAGGGCTTGTTGCTCAAATACGTTTTGAGTCCTTTGTCTAGTAGTAATATTCTACAGGTTGTGTTGAACATTTATGTCTCATCTCAAGGATCATTAACCCCAAAGAAATGAGGGCCCATATAAGTAGTAAAACAGAATAGAATGGGAATCATCATTTCGCAAGACTGAACAAAAACTTGACAGAGTAGTCGTACCTTTCATCACTGGCGGTGAGCGTGATGTTTGATCTTGGAATGAATGTACGCATCTCCAGGGCCAACCTCCTTGCCGACAATGTTCTGGATGGCTTCAACCAGAGATCCGAGACCCTTCAGAGGTACGCCCGGGTCCTCGAGCGGGTTTCCGGTCCGCTTATGGGTGAATCCCTTGGAGAACGACTTGCCTTCCATGCGATCGCGCACAAAGAAGAGGACGTTGGGGAGATTAAAAAGTTCCGAGGTAAGATGAGCCATCGTGACATCAGTGAGCTCTTCGAAGTAGACATCGGCACCGTGCTTCGCCCAGTCCCTGCCAGTCTTGATAGCAGAATTAAACGGAATGACTTCATCATGCTGACCGTGGAACATGTAAACAGGAACCGTGGGGGTCTCACTCTTCTTGTATCCCATAACCATATCATAAATAACGGAACGAATCGTGGGGTCGTAGAGCAGCTCTCCTCCGCCCAGGACAAACTTGTCGCTCAGCAACTTCTGGAACGGATATTCAAGAAGCGTTTGAACAAGACAGTTGTTGCGTGCGAACTCAATTGCTTGGTGTCCCGCCTTTGTGATCTTGCCCTTGGACCACTCCATAATCTTTGGGTACGTGTACAAAAGACCCACGACACCGGCAATACCAAAGCCAGAAAACAGACCATCGTTCAGGTTCTCCACCGTGCTCGTGATGTTGGCAGGCGTTCCGCCCATCGCAAATCCTACCGCGTTGATCTCGGGAGCGTAGCtcggctgcagcgcggcagcCCAGCCAGAAGCAATGGCACCACCCGAGTAACCGAACGAGGCCACCTTGGACTTCTTGCTGAGACCGATGCGCTCATAGTTGAGGGTGGCACGGATACCATCGAGCGACATACGGCCTTCAAGGCGTCCAGCAGCAAAGGCGCGGGTGGGTCCCTGGTGGTCCGGTAAGGTCATGATATAGCCTTCTTCAAGAAGCGTAGAGAAGAGGAGTTGCTGGTAGTTAAGAGCGAGATCGGTTGCAATCTTTCCACCCTTGCGCATTGCGTAAGAAGGAGCGCACTGCGCACCAGCAGCATCCGTATAGATCATGTAGTTGACAAGCTTGTCGCGCTTGGCATTGTGAGGAATAATGACAGTAGTGACGGTGGTTGAGGGGTCGTTCTCATAGGCACCGGTGGTGCGGTAAAGGATCTGGTAGGCGGCTTCATAGTTGATCTCGTCGATTTGCAAGAAGGCAAGATCGACCTTGCGAGTACGGAGTACATCTCCGTTGCTGGCTTTCTTCCATCCTTTGGGAGGGGTATAGAAAGGATCGTTGAGAGGGCTCAGGATGCTATCGCGACGCGATGGGGGATGCGAAAAAGCCGATGCCAGTTGGACCAGCACAGCTAGAAGTGGGAAAAAAGCCAAAAGCATGGTAAGAAGTGTTTTGGGGGGGAGTGTGCGTTCCAAAGCCCATGTATCCCCCAGGTTTTAAGGGCGTTGCTCAGCGATATAACAAACATCGGCGTAGCCGCCGAAACAACAGATGAAGTACCTTGAAATAAACCATATTCGGCCCAGGCCGACCTTCACTCTTTCTTATTCGCTACGAACCAGCTACCCCGCATCCTCCATTTCTGGTCTCGAGTCTCCTGCATCAGGTCCAGTGATTCCCTGTGTCGCGGCTAATGACATTCGCATTGTTATTGGCCAGAATTAAATCAAGCGCATTTATACTCCGCACAACTCGTTGTGTCAGGTGGCCCAAATATGCACAAGTGCATAGATATGAGGCACGTCTCAAATCATTTATTTTACCCCTGCAGGCAAAGGGTCGCAGCTAATACTGCAAGAGTAACATTCCTTTCAATCATATCTACGTATGAAGTGGAGGAAGTAGCCGTTCTCAAGGAGACCAATCCCCAACATATTGACCGACTTCCTCGCCAGAAAGTGTGGGGCAAAACGAGATAGCACTTTCTCATTGGCCTGCAATGTCCATTCCTGTTTAATGCTAATGTACATAATCGGGGGTTACCAGACTCTATTGGACCAGTCCAGATTCTCTTTACGTGTCTCAACTCGCTCTCCTGCCGTACCAAAAAGAGCATCCCAGATCATGGATTGTTTGCCGTAATTGTAACTCTGTTGCCAACCATTCCGGTGATGAAGGTCGTGGTCTTCAAGAGATGCCTCACACTGGATGGGTCGAAGCAAAGGAGCGGTCTAGAGTCAGCTTAGTGGATCGTACCAAAGGGCCAGGGTAGTAAAGTCGCAAACCAGCATGTCCAAAAAGCTCGCTTGAGACAAAGTACATCGTCCAAATGAACATCATGTCAAAGCTAATGGGGTACGCTAGCCAAGCAATCAATGGCGATGCGATCGCATCGAAGATTTCCTGTGGCTCGTCAGCAAAAGCCAGCATGTAAGACACAGGGTGCTTCGTCGTATGGTGCCGGCGATGGAAATGCCAAAGCGAATCAACTTCATGTGTTCCACGGTGGACCCAGTAATAAACAAAGTCCGCAATAATCGTGAATATAGCGAGTTGAATGGGAAGCCAAAGGCTGAGCTCTGGCTTTGCATGTTGGTCGTAAGCGAGGAGCACGGCAATCATGGGACGCAGCAGGAGGCCCACCCAAAGCTCGTGAAAAATTTTCCCTGAAAGTGATTCAGGaatcgcgtcgcgcagcacttCTCCGTCAAGGAAG
This window of the Malassezia japonica chromosome 4, complete sequence genome carries:
- a CDS encoding uncharacterized protein (COG:O; TransMembrane:1 (n2-13c18/19o248-265i); EggNog:ENOG503P0JM; SECRETED:SignalP(1-18)), whose protein sequence is MLLAFFPLLAVLVQLASAFSHPPSRRDSILSPLNDPFYTPPKGWKKASNGDVLRTRKVDLAFLQIDEINYEAAYQILYRTTGAYENDPSTTVTTVIIPHNAKRDKLVNYMIYTDAAGAQCAPSYAMRKGGKIATDLALNYQQLLFSTLLEEGYIMTLPDHQGPTRAFAAGRLEGRMSLDGIRATLNYERIGLSKKSKVASFGYSGGAIASGWAAALQPSYAPEINAVGFAMGGTPANITSTVENLNDGLFSGFGIAGVVGLLYTYPKIMEWSKGKITKAGHQAIEFARNNCLVQTLLEYPFQKLLSDKFVLGGGELLYDPTIRSVIYDMVMGYKKSETPTVPVYMFHGQHDEVIPFNSAIKTGRDWAKHGADVYFEELTDVTMAHLTSELFNLPNVLFFVRDRMEGKSFSKGFTHKRTGNPLEDPGVPLKGLGSLVEAIQNIVGKEVGPGDAYIHSKIKHHAHRQ
- a CDS encoding uncharacterized protein (SECRETED:SignalP(1-19); COG:O; EggNog:ENOG503P0JM) — translated: MRSLFLVLLSLCASLVASAAVAPLQERADILSPENDPFYKAPQGWKDEKPGAILRSRKIEAALFTVDKINVEAAYQILYRTTGTYESDPAVTVTTVLVPYNAKRDKLITHLTYVDADGTKCSLSYAIRKGSELPGDLALQFQTLLLEQALEAGYIMTLPDYQGMNRAFGAGRLEGRQTLDSIRATLAFDKLNLKKKSPVVVSGYSGGAIASGWTAQLASTYAPEINTVGFAMGGTPANMTGTMVNLDGGLFSAFAVAGVAGLAYAYDDILEWLSPRLTAKGRRAMEFTRNQCLVPTLLRYPLSKILSDDFINGGANLLHVPVVRNVLNTLVMGTNKKETPNAPVFMYHSKNDEVIPYDDAIKAGRGWASHGADVTFETNTNPILEHMTTEFVNLPNLFFYEDRFANKPFPKGFHHTTIDSPLNEPRTQQQGLKHIVDVIQNILGDKLGPADAKFKAYIRKHAQK